DNA sequence from the Paraburkholderia hospita genome:
GGCAGGAAAGCGCAGAAGCGCGGCCGCAAGGCACTGTTTGATGCGGCCATTTTCAAGGAGCGGTTCAGGACGATCGAGCGCGTGTTCGCCTGGGAAGACAAGTTCCGTCGCCTGCTGCTACGTTTCGAGCGAATCAGTCAGTTGCACTATGCGTTAAAGACGCTCGCTTATACGATGATCAACCTGCGCCACTACTGCCACAGCTGAGCTCCCGCTCGAGATCTTTGTTCCAGTCGGCGCATCACGCCGTGATCCCGTTCGTTTGCGCCATACCGAAATCTTCGCGCCACGACACATCGTCGCGTCGCGCGCTTCGCCGCAGCCATTTCTTCCCATCCCAGGCGCTCGTCCAACCGTGTTGTGTCGAGCCTGATCGAAACCCGCAACCAGTTGCGTGTCTCCCAACACCTGGCTGCACGAACGCGTGCGGAGCTCCGGCTGCCCCGCTGGACCGACGCGCGGCACACGCAATGCTCGCTACGATTAGCCTCGTCATTTCGCCCTTGGAGGAGAACATGTCAAGCCAAGCATATGCGCCCTACCGCGGATGCGGGATCGCGGTCCACGTTACGGTGGTGAAGTCGCATGCGCTCGGTGGCGCATGTCGGCGCTTCCGGGTGTCATGGACGGTCTCATTGCCCGGGGAAACGCAGCAGAAGCTTGCAAACTTTCCAGAGCAGTTTGACTTCCTGACGGAGCAAGAGGCGTTCAGGTACGGCGAGAATCGGGCGCACACATTCATCGATTCCGTTCTTTGCGTGCCTGCCCAAGGCCCCGGCTTGCAAACCCGTATTCACAAATAACGCTCTTATGGATCAAGCCGCAGCGCATGTCACATGCGCGAGGCTACACATTTGCTGCGGATCATATGGCGCCCATCAACACCCGAAAAAAATGGCTCAAACGGCACCCGCTCAACGACGTGCCACCTCAGCGGAGCTGGTGTCTGCGTTCGGATACCCTTCGCACCTTGTGGCTGGTTGTCTTTATCGCTGATCAGCTAACGAAGACCGGTTGACAGGGGCCATTAGAGACGGATTCAAAAAGACTGCTCCGTCCGTCTGCAGATGTTCCAGCAGACAAGAGACCAACCGAGTTTGAGAAATGCTTCGTGAATGTCGGCGCGATGTTCGAACCGAATGCGAAGACGACGGAAGTTGTGAAGCCACGCATGAGTACGTTCGACAACCCAGCGGAATTTGCCGAGACCACTGCCGTGTTCTGTCCGGCGCTTGGCAATCACCGGCTTGATGCCGCGCTCGCGAAGTTTCTGGCGATGCGCCTCGGAGTCATAGCCACGGTCTGCGTAGATGACTTTGGGCTTCTGAAGAGGTCGGCCACGTACGCCGCGAATCGGTGGAATGGCGTCGACCAGTGGCAGCAGTTGGGTGACGTCGTTGCGATTCGCGCCTGTCAGGAGCGCGCTGACAGGAACGCCGTTGGCGTCTACGAGGATGTGGTGCTTGGAACCTGGTCGCGCGCGATCCGTGGGGTTCGGACCAGTTTTTCGCCCGCCCCGACGGCTCGCACAGATGAAGAGTCGACGGCTGCTCGCGAGAAGTCCAGTTCGCCTGCCTCGCGTAACTTCGCCAGCAGTAGCTCGTGCAGTCGCTTCCACACGCCCGCCTTCTGCCAGTCGCGCAACCGTCTCCAGCAGGTTGAGCCCGAGCCAAATCCCAATTTTGTCGACAGGTCGCGCCAGCGAATACCGGTCTTGAGCACGAACAGGATGCCGTTCAGTGCAGCCCGGTTGGCAACCGGCAACCGGCCTGGATACTTCTTGCGCCGTGGTTTTCGCGTTGGCAGCAATGGCTCGATCAGTGCCCACAGTTCGTCATCAACAATCGGCGCGCCCATCCTTGGTTCCCGTTGTTCAGATGACCAAGGTTAACAGCTTGCCGAAAAGGTTAACAGCCCCCACCGGGGTCTTTCTGATTCCGTCTCTTAGTGCGCCACTTAATCTGGGGCCCAGATGGACATCTGGAGCATGGCGCGCCGCACGCACCTGTCATCGGCGGTCGGGGCCATACAGCGTAGCATTGTTGAGCTGGCCGCACTACTGGTCGCGGCCCTCTTGACCGGCGAAGCACCGGCCCCGACGATCAGCGCCGTCACAGCGTCGTATTGCACATGCGTGGAGATGAGTTCGCCTCAGTTAAGGTCCTTCATCCAATTTGCCAGCAGTCGCAACCGCCGTCGGCCTGACATGATCGCCTCGCCCCTCCCCGCCACCGAGCTACCGAGCACGGCAGCGGGAGCACAACTCGGCGCCTTGCCGCTGATTACAATCAAACGCGCGAAGAAGGAACAGGTTGAACCTGGGAAGACAGTTGTATCACTAGTGGCGGCACCCGACCGGCCGCCGGTTGCCGAGCATTTCTGCCGCATCAGCCCTATCGCGCTGAATTAACCGCTCGCCAAGGACAAGGACAAAAGCATCGAGATCCCCTGGTCCGTGATTCGCTACAAAAGCAGACAATGTTTCGCCGATTGCCTGCATTAACGAGGATTGAGTGAGGGTACTCGCGATCACCGACGCTCCGCGGGCTAATTCGAGCGTGTATCTGGCTTCAATCAGAGAGCGATTAGCGTTGAGCCGACCGCTTTTTGCCACTCGCCTGTTTGCGGTTCTCTCAGTCATTTCGTTGCAATAGCAACTACTACTTTGACGCAAGGCAGTAGATGATTACGTGAATCTCCTCGTCCGCCGCACCTACGATAAAAGAGCTGGCGAAAAGCACCGGCCTTTAAGTGCCGAAGTACGATGGTACAGCCTTCGGCGACGTAAATGATGTAATTTTCTGTCTTGCGCCTCACTCAGAGTTTCCCTTATTTTGCGTGAGAACAAACAGACCGCCGCCACCTTAAATAATGCAATGTGGATGAATGTTACTAAATGATCTCCGAAAACGCGAGACAAACATCTCGTCGTTATCCGCCAGATTATTTGTATTCGGAGCGGCGACAACGCAATGCCTCAAGCACGCGGAAGCAGGTGACGGCCCCTTCTCCTTATAAAGAGCCAAGTATCGAAAGGGGTCATCAGCAGTCGATGTACGCTCTGGGCCGATCCGGCCGCCGCATTCAAGCGCACTAGCCTCAAGACACCTTCGAACAAAGGCGACAAAATATTCTGAGACGCATTTGCAGAATCGTTCACGAAGAGTTATCGCATGCAACCGAATCGCGATCCGCCTGGGATGTTGGTTGCCCAGTTTCCCGGATCCCCGTGCTTCTGGCAGTTATCGACAAACGCTCCGAGAAACTGGAAATCCTTATTATCAGAAGTAGCAGAAGAAAGGGCATCGAGTGCGGTGAGTCACGCACCGCCGATCAGCGGTATATGCCGAAGATCAACTATGCGTGGCCGTGCCGATGACCTCAGCAGCCCGATGAGCGAGGGTGTCGATACTCTGTGCTGCTATTTGTGCGCGTCGAGCTGACGTTTCAGTGGTGCAAACACGACCCGCATCAGGTCACAGACTGCAGGCTGTCTAGCCCTGCGAGGTGTCTTCGGCTGCTGCCGACCCTTCGCCGGTAGCACCGTCGCTCGCGCCGTGCCGACGCTTTTCGTCCGCAATCTCAGCTTCGACAACGTTTCGCGCTTTTCGCCAATATTCGTCCGCACACCCCTCCATGCTCCCGTCTTCCTGCCACAGCGAATAAGCTTTAGCGCGGATGCGCTGCTCTACCGTTTCTCCATCCATGAGAACTCCCGAGGCAAGATTGGATACGCCATTGTGCGCGCGAATTCGACTCCTGGTGTGCACAAACCCATTGGTCGAGGAGACTCGATCACATTGGGACCTCCGGGCTTGGTCGTGGCAGATCCGTTCTGCATCGCGCCTCTCCACATTGTGTAGCGCCGTTCCGTGACGTTAAGCAGGGCGATCTGCTGGATCCGAAAACTGCCGGCCGGTGGGCCGACCCTTTATTGAGAACGCCCTCCCGTCTGAATTCTCATTCAATGAAAGATTCATGGTGGCCTGAGCCAGACGACGCGTCGAGGACCAGGACGCGACATGACCGTTTCAGTCGGCGACCAGTTCGTCAGTCAGGTCGGCGGCTACGCCGGTGCCATGAATGCGCAAAAGCATTCCGATTTTTCGTAAATTTCTGACGAATCGTCGCCGTCACCGTCCTCTGTGCATCCAACAGGCGCTGTCAGGGGCCGCGATGTATCGATCCCAGTCAGCTCGAGCGCCGCATCGATGATTTCGAGTTCATCGCGAAAATCGAACGTCCATTCCTTGCCCGCGCACCGGCTACTGCCGTCGCATGTCACCAGTGCGCGTAGGGCGACCAGGAGTGCCTCGATGAGCGTGGCCTGGCGCTCCGCCTGTTGACTGATTACAGTCGCTTACGTGGCTCACCTCAAGCGCTGGCAGCAGATGGACTAATCGTCTTCAGGACCCGGGACCCGGGTACTTTCCTACTTGGTGGCCGCCATACCGTCGCACCCCGTTGCGGTCGTGGAACCTGCACCTGCCGCTGTCAAACGAAGTAAAGTTGATACGAATTTGCTACTAAAGTTGATACTTTTTCGATTTGAGGCGGATGTTGCAAGAAAGCGCCTAGTGCTGAAGCGTTTGCGGTCGATTGACGTAAAGATGAGACCTTAGGTCGAGAATGAATTGTTGTCTGTCGGAACGATCACACCGTTGCAAGCCACTCAGCAGGGCTACCGCTGCTCAAGTCAGTCTCCACGCGAGAGGCGGTACTAACTGATAGGTTAGCTGAGAGCGATCGCACGATTGCAGCCGATGCATCGACCACGAATTCATCGTCTCGCCAACAGGACGTTTGCGTTGGCATCTCGGATGCACGTCATCGGAATGGTCCGTGCGCGACGGTTTAAACAATAGTTCGTACTCCAAATATAAATGCCGAGATATTCCGTCGCGCACGACGCGGAAAATCGCTACCCGGTACGGAAACAGGCGCTTTCGTGGCCGTCCGTCTCGGCGTCGGCAATGTCGCAACATTAGTTCAATTTCCAGAAATGTTGCAAGTTTAAGGCAATCTGAAGTGACACAAACATGGAACCCCGATACCCGTCGTTCCTTGACTGGCGGGGGTTTCCGGGGCGTCAAGGGGTTCCATGTTTAGTTCGATTGACAATTCGAGTCATGGAATGCCAACCAGCGGCAGAGCGGGACTCGGTGCGACCGTGCGAGCGTTGCTGCGGCCCTGCGGTGAACCCGCGAGGCGACGCTTCAAGACATTGGTATATCACCACGTATCGGCGCATGTGAGAACTGGCAAAAAGAACAATCTGATTGTGGATAGTCACAAGCATATGGCGGCGACCGGATTGATATTCTCTCGCTTGAAAAGCGGATGCCGAATTCCCCTCCGCTCTTGAGATAACGGCTTTAAATCAGCCCCGGTGAAAGCGGGTCCATGAAACACCCGGCGAGTCGTTCATCGCCAGCCTGCCGCTTGGGGCTGCAGCGGTACCCCTTCAGTCTGGGTATTCGGTGCGTTCTTTCCTGACTGGCTGTTCTGTATCGCCGCGGGGGTCGTCGGAACGTTCATCGTGCACAGGGTAGTGAGCAAGCGGCACCAGCTCGGCGTCCTGAATCCGTTGGCCCTCAGCTATCCAATGTTGACGATACTTTTCGCCGTGTTGACGTGGCTCCTCTTCTTCCCTCGGTGCCCCCCGGAACCGCGCGCATGCGCCAGGCTCCGGACAGGCCCCGAAAGAGATGGCCCGCCATGCTGATCAGGCTGGCCGCCGCCCTGCTGCTCAGCTTCCCTCTATTGCGCCTGCGCGTGGTGGAGCGACTCGAGGCAGAGCTGGATGATGCAGGGACGGGGGACGGGCGCGAATGTCCCGTCGCGTTCTTGTACGCAAGCCCAGCTCCGTCGTAACTGGCGGCGCCGCGAGCCGGTCGGCCGAAGCCCACCGCGGCCACCCCGAGACACGCTTTCGTCTGAAGGCCGCCGGCCGCGTCGGGTTCGTTGCCAGCATCCCCGCGGAGAGCTGATGCGGCCGTACAGACCCTATGCAGCCCATGCGGATGTGCCGCAGGACCCTGATATCGAAACCCTGATCGGAGACTCGATACACCCCTACATTCCTAATCCCCTACGACAGCGAAATGGATTGCCCTGCGTCAATCATTAAGACTCCAGAAATCAGCGATCGACTGCGAGAAACTATCGCGGCGCTCGCTGACGAGCATTCATACCTCCTTGACCACTGCTACGCAGCGGTCATGCAGGTAGACGGATACGCGACCCTTGGACTATCCGAGAAAAGGGATATTCGGAACTCGATCGGCTTGTTCGTGAAGCGCTGGTGCAGTTCGATTCTCGAACAGGCGTGGTTCGCGCCCGCGGAGATGGAGAAATTCGAGGCGTCGGTCAGGCGGCGTGTTCACCAGGGCATTTCCCTCGTAGCCATACTATGTGCATTTCGGCTGGGCACCAAAGAGCTTTGGCTAGCTCACCTCGACCTAGCGGAACACGATAACGCCTTGCGCGACGACCTGCTCTTCGTGATATCGCCGTACCTGCTCGAATATTCCGACTTCATGGCCCAGTTTATCGGGCGGATATTTCTCGACGAACAATTCCAGCAGACGAGCTGGAGGGCCGAAGTGAGGCGCCAGCTGTGCGATCTGGTATTCAACGGCACGAGCGATGACCAGGACTTCTGTCGGATCGGACGCAGCCTTGGGTTCGATGCGACCGTGCCGCGCACCGCCTTGGCCATCGATTACGAGTTGAGCGACGTGTCCAGGATGAATCCCGGGGGTGCCTTCGGGTACCTTGTCCACGACATTGCGGGTCATATCAAGATCCCCGCCGATCACGTCGTTTATGTCACACGACGCGGCTGGCTCGTCCTATGGGTTCCGTGCAGCTGTGGAAGCTCGTTGATTTTCAGTCAGCGTCTGCTGTTGGAAGCGATCGTCGCCTTTGCGAAAAGGTCGGGCGAGGTCCGGGCCGTTGGAGTCGGATTCGTGAATCAGGGGGCGAAGGGGCGGGCGACCTCGGCGGAGGAAGCGATGACAGCGCTCAACTTTGGGTTGCACGGCGATGGAGCAAGGAAGGTGTACCTGTATTCGGATATCGCCATTGACGAAAGCATTCGTTCCAACGGAAGCGCTCTGCGCTACTTCGAATCCATGCTTTCGGAAATCCTGCTTGAAAAGGACTTGATGACGACCCGGGAGTGCTACTTCGAGAACAGCCAGCACCGTAAGGCAACCGCCGCTTCACTTGGCATACATCCCAATACGCTGAACCACAGGATCGCCCGCATCGAGACGTTGCTCGGCGCCGAACTCGATGCTCCAAGCTGGATAGCCCGGCTCTTTATCGCCCTGAATCTGCGCAATGCTATCCGTGTCTATCGAGGAGGCGACGCAGAAAACTCCGCCACCAGGACGGAGGATTGACCTTGAGGTTGCATTCGACCGTCGATTCCCGCGTCAGATGGGTCAGGGTTTGGTGCAAATTACGGGCGAATGCCCCTTCATGGCATTCTCGGAACTAGCACCTCCAAACGGCCCGTCTGTGGACAGTAGGGACATCAAAGCCACGCCGGTGTGAAACAGAAACGCCAACGATGAGAATGTGAATACGCCATCGATCAGGGAGACATATCGAGAGGCCCGAGCAGATGGCGAACAGCGCGGGCGGTCCGACCTTCCACGCAAGCCAATCGGGCTACAGAGGGGCGCATGTGGAAAATTGCCGCCGACGACCTCTTCGATTTCCGTCTGCCAGAGCGGAGAAGCGTCCGCTGCTGAGGCTAGCAAGTAACCGTAAATGCAGAAAAGCTGAAGAAGAAATAAAGCCCAGCACGTCCGCGACGGCGAAAAGGCCGTCGCGGAAATGAAGCCATTCTCCAGATTGAAAAAGATCTCAGTATCATTGCCGAAATCCGCGGCGAGGCAGGCCGATACGCGATTCCTCGATAAGCGCGGGAATCCGTGTGCGCAATGTAACCCGCGCCCGATTTCAATGCTCGTATCGTGCGCGCCATAGACTGCGACGGGACTTTGTGCATGCGCGAGCGTGGTGTGCACCGCGATCGAGGCCAGCACGACGCGAGCTCGCGGGCAAAGCGTAAATGGTTCATTCAGGTAGAAAGCGGCGCATTCAATGCGCCGCACAGACTACAAGATAAACGGGATGCGCGGCGCGTGCCGCCTACTGCCGCGGCAACGCGTAGGCAATCACATAGTCGCCGAGCGTTGTGCCGAACGAGCCATGCCCGCCTGCCGCGATCACGACGTACTGACGGCCGTTGATCGAATAGGTCATAGGCGTGGCCTGACCGCCTGCGGGAAGGCGTGCCTGCCAAAGCTGCTTGCCGTTGTTCACGTCGAACGCGCGGATGTAATTGTCCGCTGTCGCGCCAATGAACACGACATTGCCCGCAGTGACGATCGGACCACCCAGCATCGGCATGCCCATCCTGAACGGCAGTGGAATCGGCGAACTGTCGCGCACCGTGCCGATGCGCTTCTTCCACACGATCTCATTCGTCTTGAGATCAATCGCAGAGATATAGCCCCATGCGGGTTGCTTGCACGGCAAGCCAAACGGCGAGAGGAACGGGTTGAGCGTCACGCCGTACGGCAAACCGTATTGCGGCTGGATGCCTGATTCCGTGCCACTGCCCTTGGCACCCTGCTGAGGCTCCATTGGATTGCCCGGGCCACGCGGGATCAGACGCGAGACGAACGGCAGCGCGATCGGGTTCGCGACGGCGACCTGGCGGTCGGTGTCGACGGCAATACCGCCCCACTCGAACATGCCCAGATTGCCAGGGAACACGAGTGTGCCCTGCAGCGACGGCGGCGTGAACGTGCCTTCGTAACGCAGCTTGTGGAACATCAGGCGGCACACGAGCTGATCGTACATCGTCGCGCCCCACATGTCGGCGTCGGTCAGGTTCTTCGACGGCCGAAACGTGAGCTGCGAGAACGGCTGCGTCGGCGCAACGTGATCGCCTGGGGCGGCGCCTTGCGGCACAGGCGTTTCGGGCGCCGGCACGACTGGCACACCAGTGCGGCGGTCGAGCACGAACAGATTGCCGGTCTTGGCGGGCGCGTACACGACCGGCACGCTGTTGCCGTCCTTGTACGCGATGTCGGCGAGCGTGGGCTGCGAC
Encoded proteins:
- a CDS encoding DUF2934 domain-containing protein, with the protein product MDGETVEQRIRAKAYSLWQEDGSMEGCADEYWRKARNVVEAEIADEKRRHGASDGATGEGSAAAEDTSQG
- a CDS encoding PucR family transcriptional regulator encodes the protein MQVDGYATLGLSEKRDIRNSIGLFVKRWCSSILEQAWFAPAEMEKFEASVRRRVHQGISLVAILCAFRLGTKELWLAHLDLAEHDNALRDDLLFVISPYLLEYSDFMAQFIGRIFLDEQFQQTSWRAEVRRQLCDLVFNGTSDDQDFCRIGRSLGFDATVPRTALAIDYELSDVSRMNPGGAFGYLVHDIAGHIKIPADHVVYVTRRGWLVLWVPCSCGSSLIFSQRLLLEAIVAFAKRSGEVRAVGVGFVNQGAKGRATSAEEAMTALNFGLHGDGARKVYLYSDIAIDESIRSNGSALRYFESMLSEILLEKDLMTTRECYFENSQHRKATAASLGIHPNTLNHRIARIETLLGAELDAPSWIARLFIALNLRNAIRVYRGGDAENSATRTED
- a CDS encoding IS5 family transposase (programmed frameshift) translates to MGAPIVDDELWALIEPLLPTRKPRRKKYPGRLPVANRAALNGILFVLKTGIRWRDLSTKLGFGSGSTCWRRLRDWQKAGVWKRLHELLLAKLREAGELDFSRAAVDSSSVRAVGAGGKTGPNPTDRARPGSKHHILVDANGVPVSALLTGANRNDVTQLLPLVDAIPPIRGVRGRPLQKPKVIYADRGYDSEAHRQKLRERGIKPVIAKRRTEHGSGLGKFRWVVERTHAWLHNFRRLRIRFEHRADIHEAFLKLGWSLVCWNICRRTEQSF
- a CDS encoding transposase, whose product is MGLDLRGTVVSLDGVYDCRRNRKAIFNRGMVPNINANSRGRKAQKRGRKALFDAAIFKERFRTIERVFAWEDKFRRLLLRFERISQLHYALKTLAYTMINLRHYCHS